From Cecembia calidifontis, one genomic window encodes:
- a CDS encoding pyridoxamine 5'-phosphate oxidase family protein yields MAKKLDCITPELKTFIEVQKIFFVGTAAEEGRVNVSPKGTDSFRVIGENKVVWLNLTGSGNETAAHLLKNNRMTIMFCSFEGKPLILRLYGQAKIYHKRDLEYGIYSGLFPENMGARQIIEMDVDLVQTSCGFAVPYMDFKEERTSLNVWSEKQGEENIKEYWKNKNTVSIDGFETKILGD; encoded by the coding sequence ATGGCCAAAAAATTAGATTGTATTACACCCGAGTTGAAGACTTTTATTGAAGTGCAAAAGATTTTTTTTGTAGGTACGGCAGCAGAAGAGGGCAGGGTGAATGTTTCTCCAAAGGGCACTGACTCTTTCAGGGTGATTGGAGAAAATAAAGTCGTATGGTTGAACTTGACCGGAAGCGGAAATGAGACTGCTGCTCATCTGCTTAAAAATAACAGGATGACCATTATGTTTTGTTCATTTGAAGGAAAACCGCTGATTTTGAGACTTTATGGGCAGGCTAAGATTTACCATAAAAGAGATTTGGAGTACGGAATATATTCAGGTCTTTTTCCAGAAAATATGGGGGCCAGGCAAATCATAGAAATGGATGTAGACCTGGTTCAGACTTCATGCGGGTTTGCAGTACCCTATATGGATTTCAAGGAAGAAAGGACCTCGTTAAATGTCTGGTCAGAAAAACAAGGGGAGGAAAATATTAAAGAATATTGGAAAAATAAGAACACAGTAAGTATTGATGGATTTGAAACGAAAATTCTTGGGGATTGA